A region of the Electrophorus electricus isolate fEleEle1 chromosome 7, fEleEle1.pri, whole genome shotgun sequence genome:
ttattattattattattattattattgctgtagttgttgttgttaataataataatattatttattgttgtttttgttattattattagtctgCATTTCCCCCATGTCCTGTTAATgtgctctctccatcttttgtctgtcttcctctttaaacacactgacacatttgtacactcacacatatggcATAGAGGCATTAagcctgttaaaaaaaaaacgacacACCTTCTGTAAAGTGTCTGGGGGGGGGACCAACTCCAGCAGTTCACGTTGTCATGTTGGTTGACCCACAGGAGTccaaggaggagggggagggggagagagagagagagagagagagagagagagagagagagagagagagagagagagagagagagagagagagagagagagagagagagagagagagagagagagagagagagagagagagagagagagagagagagagaggggaacatgCATATCTAGAGTGCGAGGTGGAGATGGCGCATTAGTTGGGATGGGGAGAACAGACCACTAATAATAGCAGAGTGAAGATTGCcgcggaagagagagagacagcggagtggagaggagagtgctGAGTCAGTGAGCAGCATGAGGGAGTCCTCTACACCCAGCGGTGGGGGGGGACGCACGTCCCCTTGTCTGCACAAGAAATGACACGTCCACCTGAGCTGCTGCCACGGAAGGGTTACTGCTCCCCCAGGATACCCCCCAGAGCAGCCCGGGGGGCGTTTGCGCGACGCGTTTGCGCTCGGAAGCCCTGCTGGCCGTCCTGCTTTCGCGAGTGCGTGTAATGACGGGAAGCAAAACCCTGAGAGGGCTGCCCCCACCTGTTTACTGGTAATGACGTTTGGAGAAACGTCGGCGCATGTGAAGACGTGTGCGCACGAGGGTTCGAACCACGTCCTGCGCGGGCTCCGCCTCTGAAGATGGAGCAGCGCGACGCCAGCCTGGAGGTGGGCGCCGCGCGGAGCCCCTCCCTGGACAGCACCGAGCTGGAGTTTTCCCGGGCCGCTCGCCGGGGCCGACGGCTAGCCATGGGCGCCTTCTCCGGCCGCAGAGTGCCAAAGGACCAGAGCAGAGCGGCCTCTGAGGGGCGCGAGAAGCCAGGGCCGCGGAGCGTGTCAGGCGGCGGCCGGTTCCTGGTGTTTTACCTGGACTTGTCCTTTGTGTTCCTGCTAGAACTGGAGAGACTGAGGATGGCACGgggctgtctgtgctgtgtgaaatACATGATGTTCCTCTTCAACCTGCTCTTCTGGGTGAGTAgctcccactgtgtgtgtgtgtgtgtgagatccatTCATTTGGCAGGACATGCAGATTATGTTCATGTGAGGAAGCGCTCTGCCTTTCTTGTCAGTAAGGTTTTAATAAGGGTTACAGTAAGGATTACCTTACTGATTAGAGGTTGGATTGGGGAGATTCTGCAGTATTAATATTTTGCAGTTCAATAATTGGTCTGCACCAGTGTTGGAGAGTCAGGGAGTGTTGGTAGGATGAGCGGAGAACCTTGGGTTCAGCCGGAGTAAGAGAGCATCTGTTTGAGCCACGCCGgtctttttctgtttatgaAGGGTGTTTGTTTATGGCTGAACTGAACCAGAGGAAAACTTTGGTCAGATTCTCCGCAACCTGAGCACAAAatgctcgcttgctctctctctctcaccaacacacacacacacacacacacagaaggacagTGTGAGGGTGTAGTTGAATATATAAAGTAGCTAGGAGATTTACTTTTCTTCGGTCAGCTTCAGGATTGTTAATCTTATGTAATgtcatgtctgtgtgagtgaatgtgtcaGTATTtttgagtgaatgagtgagtgcaTCTCAACAACCCAGAGATCAGATTTCATGTGTTGAACAGGAGGTGCCTCTGCTCACTCCTTAATTTATCAGTCATAAAGCAGTGGCCAGACCTCTGCTCCACACATGCTGCCATTTACTGAACATGGATACACACGCatatcacacacgcacacactcacacacatatctctctctcacacacacagcatgattCAGGCTGGAGGAGTCAGTTCTTAGAAAATAAGTGGTAGTGGTGTTGTGCATATAATCACAGGTACTGAGTGCCAAATCACAGGTACTGAGTGCCAAATCACAGGTACTGAGTGCTGAAacatctttctctgtgtgatctctctgcctcttaattgttatttattaaacCACAGGCTGAATTTAGAgaattctcttctctcttctcccttcGCTGTGATcgattcatacatacatatgtctgtgtctgtctgcgcgcttgtgggtgtgggtgtatgggtgtgaaataaaaggaaatgcattttaaaagaaaagccATCCATAGTCACTAGTAATTTGTGAGTTTGTGGAGAATACACATTAGCCTACTTTTCCAAAGACCTGCACAATATATTCAGccgactctgtgtgtgtgtgtgtgtttgtaagcaCTGATTATGCTGACAGAATACTAAACTGAGCTAAAGCAGTCTAATAGTGTTTGCCACCGCAGACAGACACTCTGACGTTACGTTCACTCTGCCATGCGCTTTTTCCTGGGCAAGGTCTTTTCTTGTACTTCCCTTGCTCTTCCACACGGTCTCccgaagggaaaaaaaacctacaaaatggaattttcattttcattgttattCGACAGCCAGACTCATCGGGCACTCGCCACCCTCAAGGTGTGGCTGGGGCTCATTTTCAGTCTCCACTGAGATCAGACTGCCAGCAATGTATATGAACAGAGGTCACAGTTTTCACTAGCCAGCCAGCTCCcgtcagagagacagccagagagacagccagccagctcccgtcagagagacagccagagagacagccagccagctcccgtcagagagacagccagagagacagccagccagctcccgtcagagagacagccagagagacagccagccagctcccgtcagagagacagccagccagctcccgtcagagagacagccagagagacagccaACCAGCTAGCTCCcgtcagagagacagccagagagacagccagccagctagctcccgtcagagagacagccagagagacagccagccagcccccgtcagagagacagccagcccCTTGCCCACTTGTGGCTCTTCAATGGATCTCTGTCGAGTGACATTTCTTCATATAGAAATGACATTTCCAAGTGATATATATTCCTACatgaagaatatatatatatatatatatatattatttttcaaatggAATTCTGTTCATCTGTAAtgtgacacattttttttaaacttgtttaaaatgtgtttcatttggcCTGGTTTGATACGAATTTAAGTGCATTTGAGTGTctgcatttcatttgcattaaaTTACTCAAATGTGatttctgaaaaaaatgcttaaatgcatttattccaTTATAACCTACACACGGTTTTCTTGACATTTCATTAGTATTTATATAACTTTGTCAGGGAGACAACACAATATCGTTCTATATCTGGAAGTTtgcaaagtacacacacacacacaccacacacacattacagttcATAAATCACAGCATGGAACAGGCGCCCAGATCGGGAAGTGGGCTTTGCAGATCATTGGGAGCTTTACTCTGCCATAACATCTGCCCTACATCAACCATGACCAGTCATGTTCTTCTGGTTTATGTCGTAGTGGAATTATAATTGAGTTAATTATGCAGCTCTCCCTCCTCCCGttctatctctgtgtctcttgtCCACTCTAGCTGTCGGGCTGTGGGTTGCTAGGCGTGGGGATTTGGCTCTCCGTGTCGCAGGGGAGTTTTGCCACCTTCTCGCCctccttcccctccctctctgccgcCAATCTGGTCATCATCCTGGGCTTCATCGTCATGGTGACGGGCTTCCTGGGCTGCATGGGAGCCATCAAGGAGAACAAGTGTCTGTTGCTGAGTGTGAGTGGTGGCCTACAACTCCCACAgtgcagtttgtttttgtcacgAGGCTGCTCTGCATAGATTATGAAGAAATCTAATTCATACGTGACATATTTGATGGCGGTACCTGAGTGTAGAATATTTTGTGTAAGCGTCTTTTTTTCTAAGCATGATTCCATCTTTTTGGTTTCCTTTTTCACTAGTTCTTCATCGTGCTGTTGGTAATTCTCCTGGCAGAGTTGATTCtgctcattcttttctttttgtatacAGACAAGGTAAAGCACCACACAGTCAGTGCGCACACCGTGTACCATGTGCTTTCCACACGCAGGAAGTGGAATCTAAGTGTAATCGCTGTCTTGCAGGTGAGTGTGAACGCACAGCAGGATCTTAAAGAGGGTCTGCGACTGTACAACACAGATAACAACGTTGGACTGCGCAATGCATGGAACATCATAcaggctgaggtgtgtgtttgtgtgcttgtgtgccaGTCAGAGTATTTCAGACTAGGAAGGTGGACACCTACATGtgtgtcttggtgtgtgtgcgtgtatggtCTCATCCATCAGTCTGTAAAGTCAGAGTAAATGTAATTCATGGATCTGAGGGAAACTGTTTTAGAAACTGGACATTTCACTCTACAGCAGAATGACTTGGGCTGGAAAATATTAGATAGAAAATTAGATATACAATAAACATGCCAATTTGAGTTGCATGATGAAATCTCGCATCGTCCAGCCCAGGTTGTCAATCATCCCTTTGTCCAGTGTGGCCACGCTGTATATGCTACATACAGTACAATAAATATTTGAGAGACAgtatattgttatatttgtgCTATTTTATAATGATTGTTGTCATATTGTGCCTAATTTCTAAATTAAACTTTATTATAGCtatgtatgtattgtgtacATATAGTGTATGCTGCTATCTGTGGTTTCAGTAACCCAGGGGGGATTACGGAGgaataattgtataaataataattcagCGTTGGTGTTATTGCGCTTGTGTGAAGAGACGTTTCAATATACAGAAAAGGACATTATTTCTCTTGGCCCCACTCTCTCCGTTTCAGTGCGAAATCAATAACATTCGATTGGTAGAATCCTTGCAGAGATTTTCTCCTTTGCAGGCCTATAACTGCTGTTTAGAAGTGTTCCCATAAATGTTGAATGAAGCCATaatctttctctatctgtctctttccctctctccttccctgtctgcctctctgtctctccctccctctctccttctgtctctccctctcctctctcactcttcctctttcccaATCTCTCTAGTGGCAATGTTGTGGTGTGACTGGGCATACAGACTGGCACGATGCCCTGCCGGAGAAGACGGTGCCAGACCGATGCTGTCAGGAGCATTATAGTGAGTGTGGTCGCAATGCCAGCAGCGTCTTCTGGTCCCGGGTGAGTATGTGGGCGAGTGGCTCCCAGAGCAGGAGGGGATCTGGGTGGAGGTGGCGGCTGTGCTCATGAACTACACCCACTTTTCTGGGGGCCTGATTATGGCTTTGTGCTGATACGGGTGCTTTGACCCCTAGGGTTGCTATGAAAAGGTTGTGGACTGGCTAGACGATAACAAACACCTCTTAGGCACTATTGCTATGTGTGTCCTTGTTATACAggtatgttatacacacacacgtacgtgtggTAATGATATGTAGATACACTCATATGTGGATGCGTTGTTGATAGTCACTGAGAGTACGCGTTCCCCAATCTGTTCAGATTTGCTCATACTGAGTCACATTCATTGATGTCATAAAGGTTCTCTCCTGTACAAGGTCAGtactgatgtcatttcctgtcccTTGCAGCTCCTTGGCATGGCATTCTCCATGACCCTGTACCAGCAGATCCACAGGTCAGGGAAGAAATATGATGCTTAGAAGAGCCGCCTAAGGTGTTATCTTTGTAGAAAACTTCCAACTCCCAGAGTGCAGTTATGCTGTTctacttcctgtttttttccattcctGGATATTGCGCATTATGAGGAACTGCACAGTACTTGTTTTTGATGGCCAGACAAttattttatactgtattttgAAAGCCTGTCTTCACAAAATTGCTAAAGATCTGTTCCAATCTGGAAACAGCCTTTGAGGTCTGCACAGAGGAAGAAGACCTGAATGAAAGGtattttaaagaagaaaaatgactcTGCTCACAGGAGGACACaacctgtttttctgttttttggttgttgtttttttttttttaagtattccCTTGAACTCTGAAAATATTCACCAGCCAGGACACACCACCCTACTAGATGCAGGAGCCTGTCCTTTGTACAAAAATGGACCAAatacacactttcattttctctctcaatctTGTCTTCCCCCACCACGACTCACTGTACAAGATGCATATTTGCAGTAAAAGCATGTTATACACATGGCTTCCTGCCTTCACAAGCTCACTGTATATGTGTATCCCATAAGATGAATATAGTGCTGTTGATCATGAGTATTGTGTCTGTCAGAGTGTATGTGAAGAGTGCAAGACATGTTTTCTGCCTGGGATGACAGTCCTTTCACCTTGGACCTTTTTATCAGTGGTGCACTTCAGTgctcgcgctcgctctctcacacatttcaaacagtCTTATCTCTtcataaactataaacacattcatatgTAGACTACTCATTGATTTCTAACTATTCTTGGTATGTTTGAAGTTGCTGGTATAATCTTAATCTTCGAGCCAGTATCCAATACCCTGTAAGCTAAAGGCCTCCCACTGGACCACAACGATcggtttgcttttttttgctgGCAGTTTCAACTCTGCCATTTGCCTCTGAGCTGGGACGCTTTCTTCCGTCATGCAAGGCAAACATCGTCAATAGGTGGATGATGGATGACTTCCAGTAAAACAAGttgtgactttttaaaattgtaaaattccgcatgaggaaaaaaacccatttattTTGCCTATCTGCCATCTGTCTCCGTACTGACTGAAGGAGACGGCTCACGATAAAAAGCCGACTTGCCAGCACAGCGTTCTGTTAGAGCACATTAggtacctctgtgtgtgttgggtgtgtgagagagaattgCTTATACCGCTCTCCCAAGACCACAGTGTAAAGCACTCAAAGTTTATTAAAGCGTTAGCTGAATGGCAttagggaagagagagagaaaaagcaattAGACGTATTTCAACAAGGGCTCTTTACAGGCCAAAATacacaacattacaaaacaGAAAGTAGAAAACAGCACTGGTTCTTATCCTCCACAGCATCTATGGTAACAGGGGAGGGAGACAACTGtgctcccgtgtgtgtgtgtgtgtgtggggctcacTCTGCCTCCCTCTATTGGCTAAATGCTGGATGTGGTCATGTCTGACTAAgacaacaaaagaacaaaactgtTGTGTTGAATGAGTGAAGCCCAGTTCTCTGTGGACAAACTGCTCTACTTTCAACTCCTGAGCAGAGTGCACTGAACCTTAATTGGGACATTTGTGAATTTGTCacctgggtggtggtggtggtggtggggttggAAGAACATTGTTGCACAGGTTTGTCTGACCGCACCATGCAAAAGCGAAAACAGTGCTCatcacacaaatgtttataaCCTTACAGTCATTAGACTACTAATGAATGGTTTGAACTTTGAGGCAGATAATGTTTCTCTGAGACTCAGCTCTTTGCAATTTTGTTTGTGGGATTGATGGCTAATATGAGCTTAATCATATCTATATGCGTAAcattttgtcatgtttgtgtatgcaaatAAAAAGAGTAACTGAAGCATGATATTGGGAGCAGAGTTCGTGGCAAAGACTTCTTCCTGCGTTTGAAGTGTACACGTATGTGAAACCTAAAGGGACAGGTCAACTTGAGGTTGTGGAGGACTGTCCAGATGTGTTCGGATTGGTTCGGACATGGGAAATGTCCGACGCTCAGGCAAGCAGCTGAGAGTTCCTGCCCCTTTGTCCGCGCCAGGTGTCTCCAGCAGGGACGCCGGGCCGCTATCCCCACACCCATCTCTCTGCCTGAGAGGACTTGAGTTGGACCGACTCGCTGTTCTCTCCTTCCACCTGCTTCTGAACACACAATGCAGCGCGACATCAGGAGGTCGCGTCCCTGAGAGCTTATAAACCTGCCGCACACGCTGGCTGAGCTCAAGAGTCGAGTTTGTGCTCAAATATCCACATGATTTCCAATCAAACgagtttcatttcagtttagCTTCCAATGGTTCAACTGCACAAAAACTAATTTATCTGTATGCAACATCCAGAACTTCCCACTTGGTgatatttgaagtgaaaaatgCCCCTGAGTTATAGCTACAAACTAATGTATATTAATGTGCTCTCTAACCTTGCTGGCAATGGCCTTCAGTTTGCCCAGTAGTGACGGAGTGCTGGAATACACGACATCATCTTCgttctcttctccttctccttccgcCAGCGCGCAACTGTCTGCTGCTGGCAATTCGCATTCCTTATTGGCCGACATCACGAGGCGGGAGTACTTGTACTCCAGCCTATTGGAGAggagggttaaaaaaaaaaaatcaatcaccTTCTACTTTCGTCAGTTATAATTGGTCTTGGACCTTGATTGATGCAGGGTTATTCAcctcttgtttttcttccagaaGTAACATGTGAGAGAAATGAGAAGGACAGCCATGAATGCTCCGCCCCCTATTCCAACCTTCAGCCATAGGGGAACTGCTTCACAGGGGGCGGAGCTCTTCTCAGGGAGCGACACCCCTTCAGTGCAAAGCTTTGGCTCGTTCCACACATACAGGGTGTCCTAACGCAGAATGAGAGAAACGAGGGAGCagcaaaaaactaaacattatTCATATGACCTCATGTTAACCCACTGTCTTTTGTGTATTGAGATGTTTATCAGCGCTGTGTGGGTGACCTGTTGCTTTAAGAGGGAGGGAACTCGGCTACCTGCGTGCCTCCCTTGCATGCACCCTCGATGGCGTGGTAGTCTGCGTCTGTGCAAATGGGACACGCGCTGGAACTCTCCCACAAGAAGTAAAACGCACAGCCATCACACGTGCCTGCCGGACACTTACTGAAAACATATGCAAGACACGTTTATAGTTACACGCTACATGGCGTCTACGTGGCCGTGTTTACGGtagcatgcacgcgcacatacacaccttgATACGGTGAGGTCTCCACGCTCTCCTTTCTCAAGACTGCAGCGCAGTGTGATGACCGCAGTACGCCCCCGTTCACAGCAAGACGTCACCTGTGGAGAGCTTAGACAGAAAGAGTAGAACACACTCCAAATGAGCCCAGTGAACACGCCACTGGCACACGCAGCTGGCACACACATTCCCTCACACTCAGGATTTCACTTAAGCTTCGTTAGGAGGTTCTTGTCATGTCCTGTTATAAATGAAACAACTAACAACGGACACGTAAATAATGTCGTTTTATAAAACGGCTTCCATATcatggataaaaaaaatttgCTATATGAAACAATAatctaaataatattttaaaaactcagAATGGCTTTTATTCTGCAACAAACCGATAAAAGAAGTGGATGTCTGGAACACTCTCGGAGGTTTCAGGGAAGAGGTCGGCTCTAACGTTCACTCCATTCAGAGCAGTGTCCACCGTGGCtcctgagagacacagagacagacggagacGAAGACTCCGCAGGTGTTAacggatgaggatgaggattaGGTCAGGTTTGAAAGGATGGAGGTGCTGGATATTGCAGCAGGGCTGTCCTGTGGTGCCAAACCTGCCTTCATCTCTTCACCTCAGTCAAATCTGCTCAAACGCCTCGTTACATATGACTCCATTTACTATTTCGTACTATGAAACATCAACTCATTGTTATTCAGAATCTCCGGAGGAAATTATTAAACTAAAAATGACATATAAATATGTGTACAGCAATGGATTATGGAAGAACAACATTCAAAATCAAACAGGACAGATGCTACAAGCACAGACgcaaacatt
Encoded here:
- the tspan9b gene encoding tetraspanin-9, whose protein sequence is MARGCLCCVKYMMFLFNLLFWLSGCGLLGVGIWLSVSQGSFATFSPSFPSLSAANLVIILGFIVMVTGFLGCMGAIKENKCLLLSFFIVLLVILLAELILLILFFLYTDKVSVNAQQDLKEGLRLYNTDNNVGLRNAWNIIQAEWQCCGVTGHTDWHDALPEKTVPDRCCQEHYSECGRNASSVFWSRGCYEKVVDWLDDNKHLLGTIAMCVLVIQLLGMAFSMTLYQQIHRSGKKYDA